CAACCGCAGAAGACGACACTTCAGTAATGGATGGCTGTCACCTGCTGAATTTGAAATCAACTGTCAGGAAAATATCTTTGTGGCTTAACTGACTGTCCAGAAAAGTGTGGCAGGATCAATATCGAGTTTTTCGCTGACAACTTCACCAATTTTGGTCAGTCGGCAGCCGCAGTTGCATATTTTTTCTTCTTCAGG
The genomic region above belongs to Maridesulfovibrio ferrireducens and contains:
- a CDS encoding IS66 family transposase zinc-finger binding domain-containing protein — protein: MCNCGCRLTKIGEVVSEKLDIDPATLFWTVS